Proteins from one Impatiens glandulifera chromosome 2, dImpGla2.1, whole genome shotgun sequence genomic window:
- the LOC124923776 gene encoding nuclear matrix constituent protein 1-like isoform X3: protein MGLLLIDEKKYTRENEVLGELLVETREILKREQAAHLMVQSEAKHREESLRKALHSEKQCVDELEQALCEIHAEHEQVRVTSERKLANANELVTDIEGKSQEVEEKLIAASAKLAEASRRTSELERKLQEVETRDSVLQKELMSLSSERIAHEATIRRHKEDLHEWERKLQETEEKLNEDSRTILKREDIINELNRNNKLKEKELEETEKKTELTRRALKEKEETIDARLSEILSKEKDVESLRSKLEIKEKELHVLAENISVKEKVEIQNVLVEHRAMLDRKKQEFDFEMEEERKAFYNDMRGQEEALQNKELEVKHIEEKLGKREQALEMKSERHKEKDNDLETRTKALEEKEISLKAAENRLEVEKREIIADKDSLFALKDELEELKTNTNQRRLQIHEETEKLRVTGEERAEHLRLQSELKEELEKYRTQKELLLKEHEDLKNDRKKFEEEWEALNERRTFVYEEVKKLDEEKEKLEKFRTAEEDRLEKEKLTAKEYIKRELEAARIDKELVATTMKHEQSVLSDRAQNEHTQLHHEFEMRKKDLETDVQKKKDEMVKILQDKERAFEEIRENELKNISHLKGIVQSEMEELKLERSRIEKDKQEIGLNKKELEVHQLGMHKDINDLGTISKNLKEQREKFAEERNRFLGFVESLQNCKNCGDVAQNFLLSDMFVEMDDCQQLPLTGLETDHFQSSQDEAVLNSRSRISWLQKCTSKIFKLTPVKFEQGSASQDVKSPVSADFATLPTSGAVNPKNVINNSSDALLQASACKTREVDVRNTPYSETQSYMENKQEEFQEVSQQSEIKSVQNKRGTKTKARVSRTPPVKAVVDEDSKKIMGENSEQQKLIDQQPNESSYMSASMGDSSRTELAPGNSQRKRRLSESQQDDCDSEAHSGSVTTAGRRKRRQTITPALQTTPGEKRYNLRRHKPCS from the exons ATGGGGCTTCTACTTATTGATGAGAAGAAATACACAAGAGAGAATGAAGTACTCGGGGAATTACTAGTTGAGACTCGAGAGATTCTAAAGCGTGAGCAGGCTGCACATTTAATGGTACAGTCAGAAGCCAAGCACAGAGAAGAAAGTTTGAGGAAAGCTTTACATTCTGAAAAGCAATGTGTGGACGAG CTTGAGCAAGCTTTATGTGAGATCCATGCAGAGCATGAGCAAGTCAGGGTCACTTCTGAGAGAAAATTGGCTAATGCAAATGAATTGGTTACTGACATAGAGGGAAAATCTCAAGAGgttgaagaaaagttgattgCTGCTAGTGCAAAACTGGCAGAGGCAAGCAGGAGGACTTCAGAATTGGAGAGGAAATTGCAGGAGGTGGAGACACGTGATAGTGTGCTACAGAAGGAGCTTATGTCATTGAGCTCAGA GCGAATAGCACATGAGGCTACCATTCGCAGACATAAAGAAGATTTGCATGAATGGGAGAGGAAACTGCAGGAAACTGAAGAGAAATTAAATGAAGACAGTAGAACCATACTCAAAAGAGAggatattataaatgaattgaacaggaataataaattgaaagaaAAGGAGCTTGAAGAAACAGAAAAGAAGACCGAGCTTACCAGACGTGCTCTGAAGGAGAAGGAAGAAACCATAGATGCTAGATTATCAGAGATATTATCAAAAGAGAAA GATGTCGAATCTCTTAGAAGCAAGTTGGAAATTAAGGAGAAGGAATTGCATGTGTTGGCAGAAAATATAAGTGTCAAAGAAAAA GTAGAGATTCAGAATGTTCTTGTCGAGCACAGGGCCATGTTGGATAGGAAGAAACAGGAGTTTGACTTTGAGATGGAAGAGGAGAGAAAAGCTTTTTACAACGATATGAGAGGTCAGGAAGAGGCACTACAGAACAAGGAACTGGAGGTCAAGCACATAGAGGAAAAACTGGGAAAGCGAGAGCAAGCTTTGGAAATGAAGTCAGAGAGACACAAGGAAAAAGATAACGACCTTGAAACAAGGACAAAGGCTCTGGAGGAGAAAGAAATATCCTTGAAAGCGGCTGAGAACAGATTGGAAGTAGAGAAGAGGGAAATTATTGCTGATAAAGATAGCTTGTTTGCCCTCAAAGATGAGCTTGAAGAGTTGAAGACTAACACCAATCAACGTAGACTGCAGATACATGAAGAAACTGAGAAACTTAGGGTTACTGGCGAAGAAAGGGCAGAACACTTACGTTTGCAATCAGAGTTGAAAGAAGAACTAGAAAAATATAGAACTCAGAAGGAGCTACTTTTGAAGGAACATGAAGATTTGAAGAATGATAGGAAAAAGTTTGAGGAAGAGTGGGAAGCGTTGAATGAGAGGCGGACTTTTGTCTATGAAGAGGTGAAGAAACTTGATGAAGAAAAGGAGAAGTTGGAAAAATTTAGAACAGCGGAGGAAGACAGGCTTGAGAAGGAGAAACTTACTGCAAAAGAATACATAAAGAGAGAGTTGGAAGCTGCCAGAATAGATAAAGAATTAGTTGCAACAACAATGAAGCACGAGCAGTCAGTTCTATCTGATAGAGCCCAAAATGAACACACTCAATTGCATCATGAATTTGAGATGAGGAAAAAAGATCTGGAGACTGATGTTCAAAAGAAGAAAGATGAAATGGTCAAAATCTTGCAGGACAAAGAAAGGGCATTTGAAGAAATAAGGGAAAATGAGCTTAAGAATATCAGCCACTTAAAAGGTATTGTCCAAAGTGAAATGGAGGAACTCAAGCTTGAGAGGTCTAGGATTGAAAAGGACAAGCAAGAGATTGGTTTGAACAAGAAAGAACTTGAAGTGCATCAACTTGGAATGCACAAAGACATTAATGATCTTGGTACAATTAGCAAAAATCTCAAAGAACAGCGAGAAAAGTTTGCTGAGGAGAGAAATAGGTTTCTTGGGTTCGTCGAGAGTCTTCAAAATTGCAAGAATTGTGGCGATGTTGCACAGAATTTTTTGTTGTCAGACATGTTTGTCGAAATGGATGATTGTCAGCAACTTCCACTTACAGGTCTAGAAACTGATCACTTTCAGAGCTCTCAAGATGAGGCTGTTCTTAATTCTAGAAGCCGTATTTCTTGGTTACAGAAATGCACATCTAAGATTTTCAAATTGACTCCTGTTAAGTTCGAGCAAGGAAGTGCTTCCCAGGACGTAAAGTCACCTGTATCTGCTGATTTTGCTACTCTACCAACTTCTGGAGCAGTTAACCCTAAAAATGTTATCAATAATTCTTCTGATGCTCTGCTACAAGCATCAGCTTGCAAAACTAGAGAGGTTGATGTAAGAAACACTCCATATTCTGAAACTCAAAGCTACATGGAGAACAAACAAGAAGAATTTCAAGAAGTTTCTCAACAATCTGAAATAAAGAGTGTTCAGAACAAACGTGGGACAAAAACTAAGGCACGCGTATCTAGAACACCTCCAGTTAAGGCTGTGGTGGATGAAGATTCCAAAAAGATAATGGGGGAGAATTCAGAACAGCAAAAACTCATTGACCAGCAACCTAATGAATCATCTTACATGAGTGCAAGTATGGGAGATTCTAGCCGCACCGAGTTAGCACCTGGAAACTCTCAAAGGAAGAGGAGGCTTTCAGAGAGTCAACAGGATGATTGCGATAGTGAAGCACATTCTGGGAGTGTGACTACAGCTGGAAGAAGGAAACGTCGCCAGACAATTACTCCTGCTCTGCAAACTACTCCTGGCGAGAAGCGTTATAATCTCAGGAGGCATAAGCC ATGCAGTTAA
- the LOC124923776 gene encoding nuclear matrix constituent protein 1-like isoform X2, producing the protein MAVDGSEMNDWRTFINSGLLDKDTEEARYRQSLEDKIAKLERELFDYQHTMGLLLIDEKKYTRENEVLGELLVETREILKREQAAHLMVQSEAKHREESLRKALHSEKQCVDELEQALCEIHAEHEQVRVTSERKLANANELVTDIEGKSQEVEEKLIAASAKLAEASRRTSELERKLQEVETRDSVLQKELMSLSSERIAHEATIRRHKEDLHEWERKLQETEEKLNEDSRTILKREDIINELNRNNKLKEKELEETEKKTELTRRALKEKEETIDARLSEILSKEKDVESLRSKLEIKEKELHVLAENISVKEKVEIQNVLVEHRAMLDRKKQEFDFEMEEERKAFYNDMRGQEEALQNKELEVKHIEEKLGKREQALEMKSERHKEKDNDLETRTKALEEKEISLKAAENRLEVEKREIIADKDSLFALKDELEELKTNTNQRRLQIHEETEKLRVTGEERAEHLRLQSELKEELEKYRTQKELLLKEHEDLKNDRKKFEEEWEALNERRTFVYEEVKKLDEEKEKLEKFRTAEEDRLEKEKLTAKEYIKRELEAARIDKELVATTMKHEQSVLSDRAQNEHTQLHHEFEMRKKDLETDVQKKKDEMVKILQDKERAFEEIRENELKNISHLKGIVQSEMEELKLERSRIEKDKQEIGLNKKELEVHQLGMHKDINDLGTISKNLKEQREKFAEERNRFLGFVESLQNCKNCGDVAQNFLLSDMFVEMDDCQQLPLTGLETDHFQSSQDEAVLNSRSRISWLQKCTSKIFKLTPVKFEQGSASQDVKSPVSADFATLPTSGAVNPKNVINNSSDALLQASACKTREVDVRNTPYSETQSYMENKQEEFQEVSQQSEIKSVQNKRGTKTKARVSRTPPVKAVVDEDSKKIMGENSEQQKLIDQQPNESSYMSASMGDSSRTELAPGNSQRKRRLSESQQDDCDSEAHSGSVTTAGRRKRRQTITPALQTTPGEKRYNLRRHKP; encoded by the exons ATGGCAGTCGACGGATCAGAGATGAATGATTGGAGGACATTTATAAATTCTGGCTTATTGGATAAAGATACGGAGGAGGCAAGATACCGACAATCATTGGAGGATAAAATAGCAAAGCTTGAAAGAGAG CTTTTTGATTATCAACATACTATGGGGCTTCTACTTATTGATGAGAAGAAATACACAAGAGAGAATGAAGTACTCGGGGAATTACTAGTTGAGACTCGAGAGATTCTAAAGCGTGAGCAGGCTGCACATTTAATGGTACAGTCAGAAGCCAAGCACAGAGAAGAAAGTTTGAGGAAAGCTTTACATTCTGAAAAGCAATGTGTGGACGAG CTTGAGCAAGCTTTATGTGAGATCCATGCAGAGCATGAGCAAGTCAGGGTCACTTCTGAGAGAAAATTGGCTAATGCAAATGAATTGGTTACTGACATAGAGGGAAAATCTCAAGAGgttgaagaaaagttgattgCTGCTAGTGCAAAACTGGCAGAGGCAAGCAGGAGGACTTCAGAATTGGAGAGGAAATTGCAGGAGGTGGAGACACGTGATAGTGTGCTACAGAAGGAGCTTATGTCATTGAGCTCAGA GCGAATAGCACATGAGGCTACCATTCGCAGACATAAAGAAGATTTGCATGAATGGGAGAGGAAACTGCAGGAAACTGAAGAGAAATTAAATGAAGACAGTAGAACCATACTCAAAAGAGAggatattataaatgaattgaacaggaataataaattgaaagaaAAGGAGCTTGAAGAAACAGAAAAGAAGACCGAGCTTACCAGACGTGCTCTGAAGGAGAAGGAAGAAACCATAGATGCTAGATTATCAGAGATATTATCAAAAGAGAAA GATGTCGAATCTCTTAGAAGCAAGTTGGAAATTAAGGAGAAGGAATTGCATGTGTTGGCAGAAAATATAAGTGTCAAAGAAAAA GTAGAGATTCAGAATGTTCTTGTCGAGCACAGGGCCATGTTGGATAGGAAGAAACAGGAGTTTGACTTTGAGATGGAAGAGGAGAGAAAAGCTTTTTACAACGATATGAGAGGTCAGGAAGAGGCACTACAGAACAAGGAACTGGAGGTCAAGCACATAGAGGAAAAACTGGGAAAGCGAGAGCAAGCTTTGGAAATGAAGTCAGAGAGACACAAGGAAAAAGATAACGACCTTGAAACAAGGACAAAGGCTCTGGAGGAGAAAGAAATATCCTTGAAAGCGGCTGAGAACAGATTGGAAGTAGAGAAGAGGGAAATTATTGCTGATAAAGATAGCTTGTTTGCCCTCAAAGATGAGCTTGAAGAGTTGAAGACTAACACCAATCAACGTAGACTGCAGATACATGAAGAAACTGAGAAACTTAGGGTTACTGGCGAAGAAAGGGCAGAACACTTACGTTTGCAATCAGAGTTGAAAGAAGAACTAGAAAAATATAGAACTCAGAAGGAGCTACTTTTGAAGGAACATGAAGATTTGAAGAATGATAGGAAAAAGTTTGAGGAAGAGTGGGAAGCGTTGAATGAGAGGCGGACTTTTGTCTATGAAGAGGTGAAGAAACTTGATGAAGAAAAGGAGAAGTTGGAAAAATTTAGAACAGCGGAGGAAGACAGGCTTGAGAAGGAGAAACTTACTGCAAAAGAATACATAAAGAGAGAGTTGGAAGCTGCCAGAATAGATAAAGAATTAGTTGCAACAACAATGAAGCACGAGCAGTCAGTTCTATCTGATAGAGCCCAAAATGAACACACTCAATTGCATCATGAATTTGAGATGAGGAAAAAAGATCTGGAGACTGATGTTCAAAAGAAGAAAGATGAAATGGTCAAAATCTTGCAGGACAAAGAAAGGGCATTTGAAGAAATAAGGGAAAATGAGCTTAAGAATATCAGCCACTTAAAAGGTATTGTCCAAAGTGAAATGGAGGAACTCAAGCTTGAGAGGTCTAGGATTGAAAAGGACAAGCAAGAGATTGGTTTGAACAAGAAAGAACTTGAAGTGCATCAACTTGGAATGCACAAAGACATTAATGATCTTGGTACAATTAGCAAAAATCTCAAAGAACAGCGAGAAAAGTTTGCTGAGGAGAGAAATAGGTTTCTTGGGTTCGTCGAGAGTCTTCAAAATTGCAAGAATTGTGGCGATGTTGCACAGAATTTTTTGTTGTCAGACATGTTTGTCGAAATGGATGATTGTCAGCAACTTCCACTTACAGGTCTAGAAACTGATCACTTTCAGAGCTCTCAAGATGAGGCTGTTCTTAATTCTAGAAGCCGTATTTCTTGGTTACAGAAATGCACATCTAAGATTTTCAAATTGACTCCTGTTAAGTTCGAGCAAGGAAGTGCTTCCCAGGACGTAAAGTCACCTGTATCTGCTGATTTTGCTACTCTACCAACTTCTGGAGCAGTTAACCCTAAAAATGTTATCAATAATTCTTCTGATGCTCTGCTACAAGCATCAGCTTGCAAAACTAGAGAGGTTGATGTAAGAAACACTCCATATTCTGAAACTCAAAGCTACATGGAGAACAAACAAGAAGAATTTCAAGAAGTTTCTCAACAATCTGAAATAAAGAGTGTTCAGAACAAACGTGGGACAAAAACTAAGGCACGCGTATCTAGAACACCTCCAGTTAAGGCTGTGGTGGATGAAGATTCCAAAAAGATAATGGGGGAGAATTCAGAACAGCAAAAACTCATTGACCAGCAACCTAATGAATCATCTTACATGAGTGCAAGTATGGGAGATTCTAGCCGCACCGAGTTAGCACCTGGAAACTCTCAAAGGAAGAGGAGGCTTTCAGAGAGTCAACAGGATGATTGCGATAGTGAAGCACATTCTGGGAGTGTGACTACAGCTGGAAGAAGGAAACGTCGCCAGACAATTACTCCTGCTCTGCAAACTACTCCTGGCGAGAAGCGTTATAATCTCAGGAGGCATAAGCC TTAA
- the LOC124923776 gene encoding nuclear matrix constituent protein 1-like isoform X1, producing the protein MAVDGSEMNDWRTFINSGLLDKDTEEARYRQSLEDKIAKLERELFDYQHTMGLLLIDEKKYTRENEVLGELLVETREILKREQAAHLMVQSEAKHREESLRKALHSEKQCVDELEQALCEIHAEHEQVRVTSERKLANANELVTDIEGKSQEVEEKLIAASAKLAEASRRTSELERKLQEVETRDSVLQKELMSLSSERIAHEATIRRHKEDLHEWERKLQETEEKLNEDSRTILKREDIINELNRNNKLKEKELEETEKKTELTRRALKEKEETIDARLSEILSKEKDVESLRSKLEIKEKELHVLAENISVKEKVEIQNVLVEHRAMLDRKKQEFDFEMEEERKAFYNDMRGQEEALQNKELEVKHIEEKLGKREQALEMKSERHKEKDNDLETRTKALEEKEISLKAAENRLEVEKREIIADKDSLFALKDELEELKTNTNQRRLQIHEETEKLRVTGEERAEHLRLQSELKEELEKYRTQKELLLKEHEDLKNDRKKFEEEWEALNERRTFVYEEVKKLDEEKEKLEKFRTAEEDRLEKEKLTAKEYIKRELEAARIDKELVATTMKHEQSVLSDRAQNEHTQLHHEFEMRKKDLETDVQKKKDEMVKILQDKERAFEEIRENELKNISHLKGIVQSEMEELKLERSRIEKDKQEIGLNKKELEVHQLGMHKDINDLGTISKNLKEQREKFAEERNRFLGFVESLQNCKNCGDVAQNFLLSDMFVEMDDCQQLPLTGLETDHFQSSQDEAVLNSRSRISWLQKCTSKIFKLTPVKFEQGSASQDVKSPVSADFATLPTSGAVNPKNVINNSSDALLQASACKTREVDVRNTPYSETQSYMENKQEEFQEVSQQSEIKSVQNKRGTKTKARVSRTPPVKAVVDEDSKKIMGENSEQQKLIDQQPNESSYMSASMGDSSRTELAPGNSQRKRRLSESQQDDCDSEAHSGSVTTAGRRKRRQTITPALQTTPGEKRYNLRRHKPCS; encoded by the exons ATGGCAGTCGACGGATCAGAGATGAATGATTGGAGGACATTTATAAATTCTGGCTTATTGGATAAAGATACGGAGGAGGCAAGATACCGACAATCATTGGAGGATAAAATAGCAAAGCTTGAAAGAGAG CTTTTTGATTATCAACATACTATGGGGCTTCTACTTATTGATGAGAAGAAATACACAAGAGAGAATGAAGTACTCGGGGAATTACTAGTTGAGACTCGAGAGATTCTAAAGCGTGAGCAGGCTGCACATTTAATGGTACAGTCAGAAGCCAAGCACAGAGAAGAAAGTTTGAGGAAAGCTTTACATTCTGAAAAGCAATGTGTGGACGAG CTTGAGCAAGCTTTATGTGAGATCCATGCAGAGCATGAGCAAGTCAGGGTCACTTCTGAGAGAAAATTGGCTAATGCAAATGAATTGGTTACTGACATAGAGGGAAAATCTCAAGAGgttgaagaaaagttgattgCTGCTAGTGCAAAACTGGCAGAGGCAAGCAGGAGGACTTCAGAATTGGAGAGGAAATTGCAGGAGGTGGAGACACGTGATAGTGTGCTACAGAAGGAGCTTATGTCATTGAGCTCAGA GCGAATAGCACATGAGGCTACCATTCGCAGACATAAAGAAGATTTGCATGAATGGGAGAGGAAACTGCAGGAAACTGAAGAGAAATTAAATGAAGACAGTAGAACCATACTCAAAAGAGAggatattataaatgaattgaacaggaataataaattgaaagaaAAGGAGCTTGAAGAAACAGAAAAGAAGACCGAGCTTACCAGACGTGCTCTGAAGGAGAAGGAAGAAACCATAGATGCTAGATTATCAGAGATATTATCAAAAGAGAAA GATGTCGAATCTCTTAGAAGCAAGTTGGAAATTAAGGAGAAGGAATTGCATGTGTTGGCAGAAAATATAAGTGTCAAAGAAAAA GTAGAGATTCAGAATGTTCTTGTCGAGCACAGGGCCATGTTGGATAGGAAGAAACAGGAGTTTGACTTTGAGATGGAAGAGGAGAGAAAAGCTTTTTACAACGATATGAGAGGTCAGGAAGAGGCACTACAGAACAAGGAACTGGAGGTCAAGCACATAGAGGAAAAACTGGGAAAGCGAGAGCAAGCTTTGGAAATGAAGTCAGAGAGACACAAGGAAAAAGATAACGACCTTGAAACAAGGACAAAGGCTCTGGAGGAGAAAGAAATATCCTTGAAAGCGGCTGAGAACAGATTGGAAGTAGAGAAGAGGGAAATTATTGCTGATAAAGATAGCTTGTTTGCCCTCAAAGATGAGCTTGAAGAGTTGAAGACTAACACCAATCAACGTAGACTGCAGATACATGAAGAAACTGAGAAACTTAGGGTTACTGGCGAAGAAAGGGCAGAACACTTACGTTTGCAATCAGAGTTGAAAGAAGAACTAGAAAAATATAGAACTCAGAAGGAGCTACTTTTGAAGGAACATGAAGATTTGAAGAATGATAGGAAAAAGTTTGAGGAAGAGTGGGAAGCGTTGAATGAGAGGCGGACTTTTGTCTATGAAGAGGTGAAGAAACTTGATGAAGAAAAGGAGAAGTTGGAAAAATTTAGAACAGCGGAGGAAGACAGGCTTGAGAAGGAGAAACTTACTGCAAAAGAATACATAAAGAGAGAGTTGGAAGCTGCCAGAATAGATAAAGAATTAGTTGCAACAACAATGAAGCACGAGCAGTCAGTTCTATCTGATAGAGCCCAAAATGAACACACTCAATTGCATCATGAATTTGAGATGAGGAAAAAAGATCTGGAGACTGATGTTCAAAAGAAGAAAGATGAAATGGTCAAAATCTTGCAGGACAAAGAAAGGGCATTTGAAGAAATAAGGGAAAATGAGCTTAAGAATATCAGCCACTTAAAAGGTATTGTCCAAAGTGAAATGGAGGAACTCAAGCTTGAGAGGTCTAGGATTGAAAAGGACAAGCAAGAGATTGGTTTGAACAAGAAAGAACTTGAAGTGCATCAACTTGGAATGCACAAAGACATTAATGATCTTGGTACAATTAGCAAAAATCTCAAAGAACAGCGAGAAAAGTTTGCTGAGGAGAGAAATAGGTTTCTTGGGTTCGTCGAGAGTCTTCAAAATTGCAAGAATTGTGGCGATGTTGCACAGAATTTTTTGTTGTCAGACATGTTTGTCGAAATGGATGATTGTCAGCAACTTCCACTTACAGGTCTAGAAACTGATCACTTTCAGAGCTCTCAAGATGAGGCTGTTCTTAATTCTAGAAGCCGTATTTCTTGGTTACAGAAATGCACATCTAAGATTTTCAAATTGACTCCTGTTAAGTTCGAGCAAGGAAGTGCTTCCCAGGACGTAAAGTCACCTGTATCTGCTGATTTTGCTACTCTACCAACTTCTGGAGCAGTTAACCCTAAAAATGTTATCAATAATTCTTCTGATGCTCTGCTACAAGCATCAGCTTGCAAAACTAGAGAGGTTGATGTAAGAAACACTCCATATTCTGAAACTCAAAGCTACATGGAGAACAAACAAGAAGAATTTCAAGAAGTTTCTCAACAATCTGAAATAAAGAGTGTTCAGAACAAACGTGGGACAAAAACTAAGGCACGCGTATCTAGAACACCTCCAGTTAAGGCTGTGGTGGATGAAGATTCCAAAAAGATAATGGGGGAGAATTCAGAACAGCAAAAACTCATTGACCAGCAACCTAATGAATCATCTTACATGAGTGCAAGTATGGGAGATTCTAGCCGCACCGAGTTAGCACCTGGAAACTCTCAAAGGAAGAGGAGGCTTTCAGAGAGTCAACAGGATGATTGCGATAGTGAAGCACATTCTGGGAGTGTGACTACAGCTGGAAGAAGGAAACGTCGCCAGACAATTACTCCTGCTCTGCAAACTACTCCTGGCGAGAAGCGTTATAATCTCAGGAGGCATAAGCC ATGCAGTTAA